One genomic window of Leptospira paudalimensis includes the following:
- a CDS encoding PAS domain-containing sensor histidine kinase: MNEFLEKIKSFFKDEESFFDAKQLLGQNWHNFVPQYFDKILETRTNSVFVLDREGNYTYVNAKAEEMAGKSAEEMLGQNIWNLFPVLKTLEFGTHLMEAIEEKKTFRSEETYFDGMGWYDMQVFPQENFTIIIATEVTHAKNAKDEFSQIITKNKTILNALPDSLYGIHRNGKTINHKEFPHFTGWDCKNKETNLRYSDISEIFPENKLEEIRSILEQVIDLGGTKTVEYSIHDSDGEKCFEARFTKTGDVDALAIIRNITERKKAEALKNEFISLVSHELRTPLTSIKGSIDLLLAGVAGEVSNQTKSLLNICRKNTQRLVRFVTDLLDIEALDSGNINFKFRTYSLKEILQTSVDGMRTFAEQYHVLLNFDSNFPQTTVYVDEDRLNHCITNLISNAVKYTPKFSEVTISVQSEGTKAKILIKDNGPGIDPNFAPRLFHRFAQGAPPKDKLVGGSGLGLSITKGFVEAMKGTIYFLSDDTGTVFTIELPIVKPGQIPAGFGQ, from the coding sequence ATGAATGAATTTCTAGAAAAAATCAAAAGCTTTTTCAAGGATGAAGAGAGCTTTTTTGATGCAAAGCAACTTCTAGGCCAAAATTGGCACAATTTTGTCCCACAATACTTTGACAAAATCCTAGAAACACGTACGAATTCGGTGTTTGTCTTAGACAGAGAAGGAAATTATACCTATGTCAATGCCAAAGCGGAAGAAATGGCAGGCAAATCCGCTGAAGAAATGTTAGGGCAGAACATCTGGAATTTATTTCCAGTTTTAAAAACCCTCGAATTCGGAACACATCTCATGGAAGCGATTGAAGAAAAAAAAACCTTTCGCTCAGAGGAAACATACTTTGATGGAATGGGTTGGTATGATATGCAAGTTTTCCCACAGGAAAATTTCACAATCATCATCGCAACAGAAGTCACACACGCTAAAAATGCAAAAGATGAATTTAGCCAAATCATCACCAAAAACAAAACCATTTTAAATGCCTTACCAGACTCCTTGTATGGGATCCATAGGAATGGAAAAACCATTAATCATAAAGAATTCCCACATTTTACAGGATGGGATTGTAAGAACAAAGAAACAAACCTTCGTTATTCGGACATAAGCGAAATTTTCCCAGAAAACAAATTAGAGGAAATTCGTTCCATATTGGAACAGGTCATTGATTTAGGAGGAACTAAAACAGTAGAATATTCCATCCATGATTCTGATGGTGAAAAATGTTTTGAAGCACGATTTACCAAAACTGGAGATGTGGACGCACTTGCCATCATTCGTAATATCACGGAACGAAAAAAAGCCGAAGCATTAAAAAATGAATTTATCAGTTTGGTAAGCCATGAACTGAGAACCCCACTTACTTCCATCAAAGGATCGATTGATTTGTTACTTGCGGGAGTTGCCGGAGAAGTTTCCAACCAAACCAAGTCCTTACTCAATATCTGTAGGAAAAACACACAAAGACTCGTTCGTTTTGTTACGGATTTACTTGATATCGAAGCCTTAGATTCAGGGAATATTAATTTTAAATTTAGAACCTATTCATTAAAAGAAATCCTACAAACGTCAGTGGATGGTATGCGCACATTTGCCGAACAATACCATGTTTTGTTAAACTTTGATTCTAACTTTCCACAAACAACTGTTTATGTGGATGAAGATAGGTTAAATCACTGCATCACCAATTTGATTTCCAATGCCGTAAAATACACACCTAAATTTTCTGAAGTGACAATCTCCGTTCAATCAGAGGGAACAAAGGCAAAAATTCTAATCAAAGACAATGGACCTGGTATCGATCCAAATTTTGCTCCTAGATTATTTCATAGGTTTGCACAAGGTGCACCTCCAAAAGACAAACTCGTAGGTGGATCTGGACTTGGTTTATCGATTACAAAAGGGTTTGTTGAAGCAATGAAAGGGACTATTTACTTTTTATCAGATGATACTGGCACTGTTTTCACGATTGAGTTACCCATCGTAAAACCAGGACAAATTCCTGCAGGATTTGGCCAATGA
- a CDS encoding response regulator — protein sequence MTLPNLKHVLIVEDEEDIVEILRIALAFNSSYEVSFAKTGPEGLQKAIILQPDLILLDVLMPGMNGMELIEELKIFPETKEIPVAFITSRVLKNEILEYQKRGGIGVIEKPFAPLEIADKIQTLWMDFHKK from the coding sequence ATGACTCTTCCTAACTTAAAACATGTATTAATCGTAGAAGATGAAGAAGACATAGTTGAAATTCTAAGAATTGCATTAGCATTTAACTCAAGTTACGAAGTGAGTTTTGCAAAGACTGGCCCAGAGGGATTACAAAAAGCCATTATCCTACAACCTGATTTAATTTTGCTTGATGTACTGATGCCTGGAATGAATGGAATGGAACTGATTGAAGAATTAAAAATTTTTCCAGAAACTAAAGAGATTCCAGTTGCATTCATCACATCACGTGTGCTAAAGAATGAAATTTTGGAATACCAAAAAAGAGGGGGCATTGGTGTGATTGAAAAACCGTTTGCCCCTCTTGAAATTGCAGATAAAATCCAAACCTTATGGATGGATTTTCACAAAAAATAA
- a CDS encoding adenosine kinase, whose translation MRHYDVFGVGNALVDIIAFIDPNFLEKQNITKGVMTLVDETRQGQILADLHNEKKELRSGGSAANTMIAIANSGGTCCYTGKVTHDTYGEFYKKDMEDAGVLFETTPDKNGHTGTCVVLTTPDAERTMLTNLAISTSLGPNDIDVENLKKSKYVYVEGYLWDGDSTKKASELTMKLAKENNIKVSFTYSDPFCVNRSRDEFIHLTKEYVDVVFCNSEEGLALSGAKTPEEAVQFVSKLCPLVFMTAGKDGAYVAENGKITLVPGFPVKPIDTTGAGDAFAAGVLYGLTQGYSAQKSARWGNYVASRIVCEVGPRLSVRLMGRQDEILTGFQDK comes from the coding sequence ATGAGACATTACGACGTATTCGGCGTAGGAAACGCCCTGGTAGATATCATTGCTTTCATCGACCCAAACTTTTTAGAAAAACAAAATATCACAAAGGGAGTGATGACCTTAGTTGATGAAACGAGACAAGGTCAAATCCTTGCCGACCTCCATAATGAGAAAAAGGAACTTCGCTCTGGTGGAAGTGCTGCCAACACGATGATTGCAATCGCCAATTCTGGTGGGACTTGTTGTTATACTGGCAAAGTCACTCACGATACATATGGTGAATTTTATAAAAAAGATATGGAAGATGCGGGAGTTTTATTTGAAACCACTCCTGACAAAAACGGACACACTGGTACTTGTGTTGTTCTCACCACTCCTGATGCAGAACGAACAATGCTTACGAATCTTGCCATTTCAACATCTCTTGGACCAAATGACATCGATGTGGAAAACTTAAAAAAAAGTAAGTATGTTTATGTAGAAGGTTATTTGTGGGATGGGGATTCTACGAAAAAAGCAAGTGAACTCACGATGAAACTTGCAAAAGAAAATAATATCAAAGTTTCCTTTACTTATAGCGATCCATTTTGTGTAAATCGGTCTCGTGATGAATTTATCCACCTAACCAAAGAATATGTTGATGTAGTTTTTTGTAATTCGGAAGAAGGGCTTGCTTTAAGTGGAGCAAAAACTCCAGAGGAAGCCGTACAATTTGTATCTAAACTTTGTCCATTGGTATTTATGACCGCAGGAAAAGATGGAGCTTATGTAGCAGAAAATGGAAAAATTACTTTAGTTCCAGGATTTCCAGTCAAACCAATTGATACCACAGGAGCAGGGGATGCTTTTGCTGCGGGAGTTTTGTATGGACTCACACAAGGGTATTCAGCACAAAAATCTGCGAGATGGGGCAATTATGTTGCTTCTCGAATTGTTTGTGAAGTAGGTCCAAGGTTATCTGTAAGACTTATGGGTAGACAAGATGAAATTTTAACTGGGTTCCAAGACAAATAA
- a CDS encoding TonB-dependent receptor plug domain-containing protein, which translates to MISKFNLFLLVCLFLGPNFLFSQSAPSKEPETVEIKANVESSSKNTNFSKNPTGFQKEINLDSTNTRYMSLPDILNREAGVRVRQYGGLGSYSTLSLRGTNPNQSKVYWNGVPINNSLGGEINLADLPFDNLEKIEIYKSGTPAGFSGSAIGGSINLVSKTKIDKPITRVNLMGGSFKTAKATVTHMDQFSGGSYFIQALQETSDQNFAYLNNKGTVLFNTYDDTIDERRNAQFRKTGFTGNVSFEVGKTKINFLNDYIHRKQGLPGPGNRQTTSVGRVFSKLSSAVTTETNEFLLTNLTLETKTYGNFAKDDLFDPKSEFSFGTPDSFTKTNQYGFQISPTLYLLDYYQVLRTSIQTEQEFFTRYEKRANHETERKEPKKRRDTQSFTFQDEIRLFSNRLFLVPQVRFERYTDRFGKDETSIRNQLLDPTSDVFYVRQNFTNPSFGIKFIWIKKENLEFGSLANISKDFRIPSFLELFGERGSIVGNTKLRPEQSRNGDIGFYLNSKIDSNWKIQSDISYFQKRIYDMILFLPNSQFTLRPENVDQAFIRGVETNQNIIWKKGVKFNLNYTYQDAKNYSDSPALNGKYLPLRSKSQGSALLAFFNEKSELGIEYQYIGANFRDRTNEYLGYLPARQFWNLYVQYSPYKNKETGNELILSFEVRNLTDKRVEDLVGYPLPGRSYYVTGSYRF; encoded by the coding sequence ATGATTTCAAAATTCAATTTATTTTTGCTAGTTTGTTTGTTCCTCGGACCAAATTTTCTATTTTCTCAATCTGCGCCTTCAAAAGAACCAGAAACAGTTGAAATCAAAGCGAATGTAGAATCTTCCTCTAAAAATACAAATTTTAGTAAAAATCCAACTGGTTTTCAAAAAGAGATCAATCTCGATTCAACAAACACTCGCTACATGAGTCTTCCTGATATTTTGAATCGAGAAGCGGGAGTCAGAGTTCGACAATACGGTGGGCTTGGTTCCTATTCGACACTTTCCCTACGTGGCACAAATCCCAACCAATCAAAAGTGTATTGGAATGGAGTTCCTATCAACAACTCGTTAGGTGGTGAAATCAATCTTGCCGACTTACCTTTTGATAATTTGGAAAAAATTGAAATTTACAAATCGGGAACACCTGCCGGGTTTTCTGGATCTGCCATTGGTGGTAGTATCAATTTGGTTTCCAAAACTAAAATTGATAAACCAATCACACGTGTGAATTTGATGGGAGGCAGTTTTAAAACGGCAAAGGCAACCGTTACCCATATGGACCAATTCTCAGGTGGTTCTTATTTTATCCAGGCATTACAGGAAACTTCAGACCAAAACTTTGCTTACTTGAATAACAAAGGAACCGTATTATTTAATACCTATGATGATACCATCGATGAAAGGAGAAATGCACAGTTTCGGAAAACTGGCTTCACTGGTAATGTATCATTTGAAGTTGGTAAAACAAAAATTAATTTTTTAAACGATTATATCCACAGAAAACAAGGGTTACCAGGTCCAGGCAATCGGCAAACCACTTCGGTTGGTAGGGTATTTAGCAAATTATCTTCAGCAGTTACGACAGAAACAAATGAGTTTTTATTAACAAATTTGACATTGGAAACGAAAACCTATGGGAATTTTGCAAAAGATGATTTGTTTGATCCAAAATCAGAATTTAGTTTTGGAACACCAGATTCTTTTACAAAAACAAACCAATATGGATTTCAAATCTCTCCCACTTTGTACTTGTTAGATTATTATCAAGTTTTGCGAACATCGATCCAAACAGAACAAGAGTTTTTTACTCGATACGAAAAACGTGCAAATCACGAAACAGAACGTAAGGAACCAAAAAAAAGAAGGGATACCCAAAGTTTCACCTTCCAAGATGAAATCCGTCTCTTTTCGAACCGATTGTTTTTAGTCCCACAAGTACGTTTTGAACGATACACTGATCGATTTGGAAAAGACGAAACAAGTATACGAAATCAACTTTTGGATCCTACTTCTGATGTTTTTTATGTCAGACAAAACTTCACCAATCCAAGTTTCGGGATCAAATTCATATGGATTAAAAAAGAAAATTTGGAATTTGGATCACTTGCTAATATCAGCAAGGATTTTAGAATACCCAGCTTTTTAGAGTTATTCGGTGAGAGAGGAAGTATCGTAGGAAATACAAAACTGAGACCTGAACAAAGTCGAAATGGTGATATTGGATTTTATCTTAATTCAAAAATTGATTCCAATTGGAAAATTCAGTCTGACATTTCCTATTTTCAAAAACGAATATATGATATGATTTTGTTTTTGCCAAACTCTCAGTTTACATTACGCCCAGAAAACGTGGACCAAGCTTTTATTCGTGGTGTTGAAACAAATCAAAACATCATTTGGAAAAAAGGAGTTAAGTTTAATTTAAATTATACATACCAAGATGCAAAAAATTACTCCGATTCACCTGCGTTAAATGGCAAATACCTTCCACTTCGTTCCAAAAGCCAAGGCAGTGCCTTACTCGCTTTTTTTAATGAAAAGTCGGAATTAGGAATTGAATACCAGTACATTGGGGCAAATTTCCGAGACAGAACCAATGAATATTTGGGTTACTTACCAGCGCGCCAATTTTGGAATCTATATGTTCAGTATTCACCTTACAAAAACAAAGAAACTGGAAATGAATTGATTTTAAGTTTTGAAGTGAGAAACCTTACTGACAAACGTGTAGAAGATTTGGTTGGTTATCCATTACCAGGTCGCAGTTATTATGTGACAGGGAGTTATCGATTCTAA